The Ananas comosus cultivar F153 linkage group 4, ASM154086v1, whole genome shotgun sequence region AATCTTGATATGAAATTTCTACCTAGTTTATTGTGAAAAAAGAATAAGGTCGAGCTTTCTTTGCGTGCAAAGCTTAATCTCCTTATTGGTGGGGCATTATTTTTCTAGTTCCCCGGAGTCTGATAATTTCAGTAGCTTGAATAGAATAACTTAGGCCTGTTAATGGCTTGTCACCTACCATATGCACAACTTTTTAATagctttgtaattttaatttcttctttaataACCTTTAAAAGCACTGACTAGATTGTACACTTTAACGCTTCCATCTTGCTAAATCGAGCTAGAATGATCTTCTTGATTTTTAAATCACTATGGATAAACCAAGGATTTAGATGCCGTGCCATGGGTTAGTGCTAAGAACTTGTTGGCACAGAACAATACGATGCATGTCGTGCCGCGCCATGACGAGCCGATgtgtgccgtgccgtgccgatGTGTGCCAGTTACAAATATATCTACATTCCAACACACaatgatatgaaatatttattttctttagcaccaacatattctaattgcttattatatgtatttattaaatcttttgcaTTTTATTGAAATAACTATTGGCTAATTTCCAATAAAAGAGGATGTTGAGCTTTGTCATTGGCACGTGGATTGTAACGTgctgatatcttgttggcagGATATAGTGGGCACAGCCAATGCCGACAGGCACTTAAAACTTCGGGATACACACTCTTAAGTTTTCTGGGCTTCTTAGTTCTGATTTTTAACTTTCTTGATCGTTcatctggaaaaaaaaaaaaaaaatgcttcgTGTAATTACACTATTCTTTTGAAGGTCTCCACTTGATATTTTCTTTGTCAAATTGTACAGATGAAGCTATCAATTAGTAGTAGATGTTAGCGACTTCATAGACTCTGATCTCTTCTACTATCACTAATTTCTTATATTACTCAAAACGTTTTTCCCTATGGAATaggaatattttgttaaattgcTTTGTTATGCAAGTATTAGCTGCCTACGTTGCACTTATTCTGGGCAGAGTTTGAGTGCACAACATTTCCTTACGACATAGATGAGCTATAATAGAACAGAAATATAGTTTTGTTCATAATAGTTTAAGAGTTCACAGTGGTACTATGGAAGTCTTAAATAGAATGCATTTTATTTTCAGATTATTccctttttattcttttatagtGTAAGTGCCTCATTTTCCAAATGTCACTTCGAAACTTGACAAATGAAGAGTTGTAACAGAAACTAATTATATTTacaggttcacatctcattggCTGGGGAAAAACACATGAGAATCACTTGGATCACTGATGATCAGTCTACTCCATCAGTTGTTGAATATGGAACTTCACCAGGGGTCTACTCATCAATATCTGAAGGCGAGAGCACATCCTACAACTACTTATTTTACAGCTCAGGAAAAATTCACCATGTGGTAATTGGACCCCTTGAATCCAACACAACTTACTATTATCGATGTGGAGGGAAAGGCCAAGATTTCCATCTAAAGACACCCCCATCCCAATTTCCAATTCATTTCGCTGTGGTTGGCGATTTAGGACAAACAGAATGGACGAAATCGACCCTTGACCACATAAATAATTGCCAATATGACGTCCATCTTCTTCCTGGGGATATTTCTTATGCGGATTATCAGCAGCACTTGTGGGATTCATTTGGTCAGTTGGTGCAGCCACTTGCAAGCACGAGGCCATGGATGACAACAGAAGGGAACCATGAGAAGGAGAGGATAATATTACTGGAAAGTGGGTTTCAAGCATATAATGCAAGGTGGAAGATGCCTTATCAGGAGAGTGGGTCGACGTCAAATCTGTATTACTCGTTTGAGGTTGCTGGGGTTCATGCTATCATGCTTGGTTCTTACACTGATTATGATGAGGATTCGAATCAGTATACTTGGCTCAAGGTTAATGctaataatttagttttttcttaTGACATATTGACCCTAGCAATTTGTTCTGCAGGGATTAGCAGCTTTTTGGGGTTTTCATGAGCGAAGAACCAATGAAACTATGTTGAAACATATACATCACATTTACAGAAACACCAAATAGGGCACTTTCATAGTCGAACAAATTCAAATGAAAAATTAGCATATGGAATCCCataaatctgaatttttattACATATATACTCTTTGTGCTCATGAAACTGGTGCtcgttaaaaacttaatagtgaaaaaaaaatgaacttcCTCCAGTTGTTGGATGATCCTGTAAACGAGTATACTCATATTATTGTTAGAAACTGCACTTTATAGGAGCGTTTGTGGAAATTCTGATTTTACAAGGGCTATGCACAAAATAATTGATCTTGCAGGCAGATATACGTAAAAATCCAGTTAATTTAACTTGGTATAATCAGCTTCTTCTTCAGTTGGATGCTAACCAAGCAATAACGTTGCATTGTGTCttgcatatttttgttttcacATTTTGCGTCAGTAGAGTAACATGCATCAAACTGGTTTCTCCTGATGTTCTTGTTTATATTTCTGTTTTCGGTTTATTagtcccccttttttttttttcagccttGGCTTTGTATTTCAGTTTTGATCTTGTAGAGCAaaatcattttcttttattaaggCTTACTTCCCTACTAGACTCAGGATAAAGCTtgatttgaaagaaaaagatgaggTATGACATATAACTTCATGCTCGAGTTTTGCAGGCTGATCTTGCCAAGGTAGACAGGCAAAGGACACCGTGGCTGTTAGTCTTATTGCACGCCCCGTGGTATAACAGCAATTGGGCACATCAAGGCGAAGGCGACAGTATGATGGCTACAATGGAACCCTTGCTTTATGCTGCTGGTGTAGATATTCTTCTTGCTGGCCACGTGCATGCTTACGAACGCTCAGTATGTTTTCTGATATTACCTTGTCTATTCATATTCAAGAGCACATTTATATTATTGTTACTACAGTAAAAGGAGAAAATGGTTATGTCGCTGGTTGTTGTTCCATCTCATGGTTGTTGTTCCATCTCATTCGCCGGTTGTTGTACCATGTGCATGCTAGTTTGACTAATATATCCATTCATTGTATATTTAGGAACGCGTCTACAACGGCGAATTGGACCCTTGTGGTGCGGTACATATAACAATAGGGGATGGAGGGAACCGCGAAGGATTAGCTGAAAGGTAATTTTCTGTTGTTTCTCTGAATCCGCACTTCTGTTCTTCCTCATTTGGCTGCACAATGTCTGTTTGCTTTGTTCTTAACAGATATAAGAACCCGAAGCCACATTGGTCTGCTTTCCGCGAAGCAAGTTTCGGCCACGGCGAACTGAGGATCGTGAACTCGAGCCACGCCTTGTGGAGCTGGCACAGGAACGACGACGATGAGCCGGTTCAATCAGATCAAGTGTGGATCAACTCGTTAGCGAGCATAGGATGCGTCCCTCGTCGGTCGCATGAGCTTAGGAAGGTCTTGATGGGTCCTTAAACTGCAACGGCAACTTCAACCATCCCAATGTACATATTtcgtaataataatataaatcaaatGTTGTCTCAAATGCTGCTCTGTGCTTGTGTATGTGATTATTAAGGAAAAGGATTTAGAGTGCTTAAATATATGCTTAAATGGATGTACCCTAGAATTGTAATCTATAGGGAAATTTGTATTCAGCTTAATTACTGATTAAGGGTTTTACTCTGACCATCAAACATTTATAGCAGGAATTATCAATTTTCTATGGTCAAACTCGTATCACTTCTAAGAGTTTGGTGCACTTTTTTCACCATAGATTGATGAGTaagtaataatatttaaatcaaaAGATGTGTTAAATAcatatgagttttttttttattttgctgtaTACGTAGGCTTTTGGATTTTCACATATATTCTTTagatttaaattctatttttgaGTACTCTATTATTGGGATATTTGAGTGGGGTACATATATTGTaacattttttgaaaaaaaaactaaaatttgtagtaacatattaaaatatttaaagaaattaatatatGCAGTaacattttaagaaaattaattcaaacgtatataagaataataatttaaaaatattattttcgtaTAAAATTCAAGGTAAAATTACTATATTGCGCCTTGTGATTACACTACTCTTTGGAGAGCACAGTGAATTAGTGATGGGTATATgctatgtaatttaattattacagAAAAGGGTTTTTCTTGGATATGAGGATTTAGATATCAatcagaataaaaattatataggaTGCATTCTATGGTTACGAACATAGGATGAGTGGATCTCTTCGAGATGTGTCTACGCGCACATATTATTAAGGGGTAACCCACATTATTATCAGCCTTGATTCAGCTAAAGCCCACTTTTCTTAACGGGTCGAAGTTTTTTAGCCCAATAAAGGGCGACACATGGAATTTGAGCCTTACAAAAGTACAAAAGccaagtatttatttttatttttatttcgttATTATTCATGGAAATAAGATATATTCCTTTTAGAAGTTTTTTAAAGGGTAAAAAATCCGctggttttgtatttttgtgaaaatagattattttttgaattttgtagattaagtctgaatttttaataaactgatcaaaatacttttatttctttttctctcttttttttctctcgtttgtTTTTTTTCGCCATCGTCGTCTCCCACCTCCTCGCCgttccttcctcttctttttctccagTTTCTTCTCGCTCTTCTTTCTCCGCCGTCTTCATGTCAATGCCGTACTTCCCTCTTCTACATCGTTCACACTTTTGCCAGCACTGATAGCTAACAAATCGTTGAGATGAGGCTCTGAAGAAGATATAGTTATGGATGGTGATGGTGACGAGGCCTCAGAAttgttaaattaataaaatttttaacttttattccaatcaatttaattgataaaataaattaagaaaatcaAATGTTAAGAAACATCcaaatcaaaagagaaaaaccttctatagttgagggggttccACTACATTTTGACCTATCAGATTCTCCTCTCCTGTTATAATATTCCAAAGCATCTCACTCACATCTCCCTCCCACCAACCaatgaaaaagaaggaaaaataagaaaagaaaactcTAAAACCTCCATAATTATCTCTATGAATTATTAATCTTAACAAAAGCCATGAGCAACCTTCTTAAGatcctctcctccccctctctattccttcttcttcttcttctaataaTAGCCACTCCAACTATACTCCTCTACTCTTCTAATGATGGTGCATGGATCAGGAACATCCCCTTCCACACTGTTGGATTGGGAGGtgacctcctcctccttttccgATGGCGGGCTCCGCGGCCGATGCTCGGTCGACCCGTCGAGCGCGTCGAAGACATCGTCCCCGTCTTCGTCGGGATGGCGCAGCTGCCGTCGTCGTCGGGCGCGGCGCCGCCCCTCGAGTGGAAGGGCGCTTGCTTCTACAAGAATAAGGCTTGGGTGGAGCTTCATAACAAGACCGGCTCTCCCTTTGGTGGCGCCACCCTCCATATAaaggtaaaatttttttgaagtttatcaATTATCACAATTACTAATCGTTACTCACTAAAAATTACAATAGTACACTTGATTCAGAATTAGTTCTAACACTTTCGCTCATGTGCATACGATGAACATGCATGATGCGAATCATGTCGCTTGCATTAATTAACTATAGTTAACCGAGCTAGCTCAAGTTCGTCTCCATTGCAAACACGCCCAGGAATATTTTTAACACTACCTCACCCGGGGCCTAGTTGAAGAGCAATCTCATAAAATTTAGTAGTAGTTGATTTGTGTGATGCATGAGATTGTATTATTATTCTTCATTTCCGAAGTTTCTAAAATATAATTCGTAGTAATCCTTATGTGCATGAGCAAATTCGGTATATGTTGTAAAAATTTGTCATTCTCCGAACTTGAAGgaggccatttttttttttgagagagagtaGCACGCTACGTACCCATTTCATTCATTAGGAATATGAACTAAGCTATATTGGTGAGACAACCAGACTAgatgaaaaaaagataaatgatgGAGAAAAAGAGGCGAAGCAATGCTAAGTACAAGAAAAAGAGGTGAAAAAAAACACCGACAAAAGCAGAAAGCAGCCAACGTACTGACTGGGGCGTCTAGTATCTAGTAAGTCGTTCCACTGTCTAGTTAAGCTTTGCACCATCTCAAGAGATATTAATAGACACATATTATTGTTTTTGAAAACCAAATTATTTCTTATCCCCGGATCACCCACCAACAAGCCACTAATAGTTCCATCTGAGGGTTAGCATTCTTCTTCTGCCTTCCCCACACTATCCTAATGTCCTCGCCAACCTGGAGTCAGATGTTCAGCCGAGTGCCATCCAGAAGAGGAATTTGCTATAAATACACCTTGTAAAAAGGTAGTCCATACATAGTCTCTACATTATCCTTACATTATCCCCACAAAGTATACAAATCGGATCCCTTGTCCAACCCCTTTTGATGAGATTATCCATCCTGGGTGATCTTTTCTTTAAGGCAAGTCAAACAAGGATCTATACTTTCTTTGGAGTTTTAAGTTTCCAGATCCATTTTGACAAAACATCCCTAGTTCCTATCTATGAGAAATTTGTACACAGATTTAGCCGTGAAATTGTACCCTGTGGTCCAGCACCAGCAGATTTTATCTGGGCGATATACAGCTCTGATAAAGAAAAGCTTTTTCTTCAAATTCTTTATCTGTGCGCTAGATATATATTCGTCTCCTATTTCCAAAACCTCTCAAAACTTTTCTCTATCCCCGACCCCTACTAGCAAAGTAGTCATTAATACGCATCTCCTTTACCACTATTTTCTTGAAAATCTCCGAAAAAATTGTACTGAGAGATGCTAACTAATTGAAGCACATCTAAAAGGTTAACTAATTGAAGCTAATGTAGACTCTCCTATCAATCAACCAATTAAGCGCTTTAGTAGAATTGTACAACAATTATAATAACATGTTTTGGCATTCATGGTGCCTTCAACTTGAACTCGAACTAGTCAATAAAGCTAAAAGTATCAATTTTGGatgtatgaatattttatttagtatgtcttaaaatttattcaaaaaattttgtacATGTGGTATACATGTTTAAATGCACGGACATCTTAttcaatatattattttgatttacttatattattttgatttatttaaaaaatttgtacaaTCGATTGAGAAGAAATGCatgtgatcaaatatttagaataagatgTCACATTCGAACTTATAAATCatttttagaataagataaattacatTGTAGGTGAAATATTCTCTCCTACTAACCATGGATAGCAAGACTTTCAAAGAAACAAATATCAAACTCATTACTTATAATCATACTGGAAAATCCTCATATGGAATAAGTTATCATTCCGACATCCAAACATCGCAAGAGTGATCAAGTGttttaaaattagatagtatattcgactttcaagttattttttcaaaataagataaattatctaACGCCATTCTTTATACTAGTAGTAAAtggcttgatagttggtacctgAGATTCTCAGATCGAAGCctagttgctttacattttctagataagtttattttttcaaaaaataataaaaccgGTAGTGTTGCTACTTTTCTCTCCATAAAGAAAAGGGTAAATCATCTAGTATACGAAATATGTTGCCGTACCAAATCttgaaaatcaaaacttttcaaggaacaaaaattaaacttatttttcacaGCCACACTAAAAAGTTCTCGTACCTAATAAGTTATTTAACTTAATATTCTGGCGTCCATACataaatcaaaataatgcacaaccactacaacagaattaggttatagggacatatgtttggtacacttttgagtaagtgtcccatttatgctaaaacttaaaaacacatctactaatgcctaaatataaagcccaatccaaccaaaaataaaagattactctactcaactcaccacacccagtccatttggcccgattacaaacagaaaagaaaaaaaaaaaagaaaaatcaattaccatcttttcttctctcttcactcaatccactgaaattctggacgaagagcctttactgtcgtcctcctccgccatcgcagccaatgagatagagtttcggcgattgctaaatgcttaaataagtgttggtaaattagcagcactcttttaggttatagcgacactctttaactgtcactatatacctagcgaccccacatatagcaacactttttaaaagtgttggtaattttagctagcagcacttttttgacatgtacctatatttaaaagtgtcgctatagaccgtttttgttgtagatTAAATAGAGATTTACGTTTGCCATTGTTAGGAATCTATGACTTACTCTGAAAACAGATTAGTTTTGATATCAATTTGTTAtgacaaaagtaaaaaaaaatctagtttaCAGGAgtaaaaataccaaaagagaatctagaaagatagaagaaaaatagtgcacatagatttttatatagttCGGCGACTTGCTTATATCCACGGGCGAAGACAAAATGGAGatttttattataatcaaaCCGGAGTATAAACTATATCTCTTTCACAAACACTAACCCCAAAAATACAACCATGCTTTCTTTGATTAGCTTTGCACAATGCACAATGCTAGTGATTTATTCCAAAGGGGAGTAAATCTTACACCCTAGTCCCAAAAGCTTACACATCACTTTTTCctctattaatagtatatttagCTTTGCATAGTAAACAATGCTAGCTAGTGGTACATATATAGGGATGTTAACCGGTCGGATTGGgggtgaatttttaaaaattcgaattcgaaccAGACTCCAAACctgaaatccaaacccgaactcgacagattttaaaaaattcatatccaaacccaaacccaaccaaaaatctgaaatcCCAACTCGAAtccaaaaatccaaacccgaagcaattatttatcttttcaatatttcaaaatatgctTGTGCTATGTGTGGATTATTGAGTAACTCTTTCTATTGAAACTAATGCTGAAAAAAGAGTACATTGGGAAAGAGTACAAAGCCAAGTAAACCatttttctttgagaaaaaaatagcgtGCTACTTGTTTCATTCATTTggcaaataaatttagctatataGAGTGAGACAGTTAGGTCTCaggaaagagaaaaaccaactgaaaaaaaagtcaaaataaagtaaaatgaaaagaaaagtaaaagaaaaaaaggaacaaaatatTCGTAAGCGTTATCCAGCTAGCTCTACAAAACTCAACCCACTCCTTTGCCAGCACTACTCTAATACGCTATGCAATTAAAATAGTATCAATAGATAGATTTctgaaaataatattattaatttctttcaCGCTAGATGATGCACCGCGTTACCACCACCAACATCTGTGTCTTTAGAACGTCCATCTAAGTACCAATCCCTTGCACACCAAGTAAACCTTATTAGGAGCACTAGACAGATGCTAAATTGAAGTTTTCAAATTTCTCGGATTTgtaaatcaattaatttctcGTAGAAAATGCTTTGTCAAAAAGTCAAATACAATtaaatttggattaaaaaatattaaactaaaatGTAATataagattagatagtaaaatcgaAAAACAACATACTTCAAATAAAATATGTACATTTTTAACCTAGCGTTTCACGTTGCATCAATCTCAACTTGGTTATATCAAGCTTGATTTAAGTCATTTAATAGCTCTTTTGatataaagtttaaactaaCTGCTtacattaataaatttatggttatatgaatagtataaaatataatgaattaaatctgtaaggataaataaaacattcaaaatttgaagctaAAAAGTCATTAACtagttcaaattaaataaattaaaaggttatatagttaaactataaaaataagttCTACTCAATGCAATACAAAAGTTAATAACATAATATCCAAGGTCCTAGCAAACAGATTGGAAGGAgccaaaaaaatgaaattatctTCTTATTGCAATCAGTGTTTCTAAAAGGGAGATTGTTAGTAGACTCTTTTGTTACGGCCTCCTGACTTAATTGACTCGAGTTGCAAAGAAGA contains the following coding sequences:
- the LOC109709221 gene encoding purple acid phosphatase 18 — encoded protein: MEFRALCAALLLFFLSSSSAIAVTIGEDYVRPRPRKTLSFPWRPKRSSDPQQVHISLAGEKHMRITWITDDQSTPSVVEYGTSPGVYSSISEGESTSYNYLFYSSGKIHHVVIGPLESNTTYYYRCGGKGQDFHLKTPPSQFPIHFAVVGDLGQTEWTKSTLDHINNCQYDVHLLPGDISYADYQQHLWDSFGQLVQPLASTRPWMTTEGNHEKERIILLESGFQAYNARWKMPYQESGSTSNLYYSFEVAGVHAIMLGSYTDYDEDSNQYTWLKADLAKVDRQRTPWLLVLLHAPWYNSNWAHQGEGDSMMATMEPLLYAAGVDILLAGHVHAYERSERVYNGELDPCGAVHITIGDGGNREGLAERYKNPKPHWSAFREASFGHGELRIVNSSHALWSWHRNDDDEPVQSDQVWINSLASIGCVPRRSHELRKVLMGP